One window from the genome of Cryptococcus deuterogattii R265 chromosome 10, complete sequence encodes:
- a CDS encoding nucleolar complex protein 2 — MGKSTKAFKKFASSGKLKDTIQKRRQHQQAKRKSDDRKTHRSKQRGAAHDSDDEIEDEGSEGEDEEDEKEAKRIGKPNAGGKAGGVAKTVEELFGAGGLDVEGGEESELEELGSDDEDEVDDEEDEGEEDLLDEEAMKKAMKDLAKNDPEFFKYLKENDEDLLDFGQSSKASKGKGKQDEDEEDEDDEDEEMESDEEGLGEDEEQGEAERKRITVTLKMLRQWQEGMLRQHSIRSLRKTLIAFRAAAHMNEEDGDQGSGLDTKYIIDSAQVFNKIVVTALKFTPVVISHHFPYKTLPQGKIKLQPPKKTNQTLNRLILSHFSTLLHLIKSLPTTPSSVASKKDEGASGLLLTVVGESTKLIPWVLSARKHLRAYLKVLLDLWSSAGDDVRIASFLAVRELFVAGDDAVKDLCLRNIYRSLLPPLRNTTPHTLPSLNLMKNTASELYQLAPSLSYQHAFGFIRMLAVHLRNVVRSSTTGKAGDNQQAFKAVYNWQYVHCIDFWSQVLAGAASVENQKANAGLESPLKPLVYPLVQIALGAVRLLPSSRYFPLRFHILHSLLRIISRTGTYIPLAPFLLEILDSTEFRRANPKKGTIKPLDFEYIIRAPAAYPKTRVFQEGLGEELVFLLGEYHAAVSTQIAFPEMVLPVILTIKKHIKKGSAGSAKVVSSLKVLVEKLEATRTFIENKRRNVSFAPRDRAEVDRFLEGQGPEVTPVGNWMRLQRKIREQKRSEVEKALREEQDEDEDSQ; from the exons ATGGGCAAGTCTACGAAAGCCTTTAAGAAGTTTGCCTCCTCGGGGAAACTCAAGGATACCATTCAAAAACGTCGCCAACACCAGCAAGCTAAGCGCAAGTCTGACGACCGCAAAACCCATCGCTCTAAGCAACGAGGTGCCGCTCACGATTCGGACGACGAAatcgaagatgaaggttccgaaggggaagacgaagaggatgagaaagaagccAAGAGGATTGGTAAACCTAATGCCGGAGGAAAGGCTGGAGGTGTAGCCAAGACAGTTGAAGAGCTGTTCGGCGCCGGTGGACTTGATGTTGAGGGTGGTGAAGAATCAGAGCTAGAAGAGCTGGGGTCagacgacgaggatgaggtagatgacgaagaagatgagggagaagaagatcttctggatgaagaggccatgaagaaggcgatgaaggaTTTGGCGAAGAACGATCCTGAATTCTTCAAATATCTTAAGGAAAATGACGAAGATTTGCTTGATTTCGGCCAGTCAAGCAAAGCaagcaagggcaaaggaaagcaggatgaggacgaggaagatgaagatgacgaggatgaggagatggaaagcgatgaggagggacttggagaggatgaggagcaAGGTGAAGctgaaaggaagaggattaCGGTGACCTTGAAGATGCTTCGACAATGGCAAGAGGGAATGCTCAGA CAACACTCCATTAGATCACTTCGCAAAACATTAATCGCCTTCAGAGCAGCAGCCCACATGAACGAAGAGGACGGTGATCAAGGGAGCGGTTTGGACACTAAGTACATTATTGACAGTGCTCAAG TTTTCAACAAAATTGTTGTTACTGCCCTCAAATTCACTCCTGTCGTCATCTCTCACCACTTTCCATACAAGACTCTGCCTCAGGGCAAAATCAAGCTCCAGCCCCCCAAGAAAACCAACCAAACCCTGAACCGACTTATTCTTTCTCACTTCTCTACTCTGCTGCACCTCATCAAGTCACTCCCCACGACCCCATCTAGTGTTGCTTCCAAGAAGGACGAAGGTGCCAGCGGATTATTGTTGACGGTGGTCGGCGAAAGTACAAAGTTAATCCCCTGGGTCCTTAGTGCAAGGAAGCATTTGAGGGCATACCTCAAGGTACTCTTGGATCTCTGGAGTTCGgctggtgatgatgtcagaatcgcttccttcttggctgTAAGAGAGTTGTTCGTCGCTGGAGAtgatgctgtcaaggaTCTTTGTTTGCGA AACATCTACCGATCGCTTCTTCCCCCGCTCCGTAATACCACTCCGCAtacccttccttctctcaacctcatgAAGAACACTGCTTCGGAGCTTTATCAActcgctccttctctttcttacCAGCATGCCTTCGGTTTCATCCGTATGCTTGCAGTGCATCTGCGTAATGTTGTGCGATCAAGTACCACCGGCAAGGCAGGTGACAACCAACAGGCCTTTAAGGCTGTTTACAACTGGCAATATGTCCACTGTATCGATTTTTGGAGTCAGGTTTTGGCTGGTGCGGCGAGCGTGGAAAATCAGAAGGCGAACGCTGGATTGGAAAGCCCTTTGAAGCCTTTGGTCTATCCTCTTGTTCAGATCGCTTTAGGTGCTGTTCG acttcttccttcttcgcgATACTTCCCTCTCCGATTCCACATCCTTCACTCTCTCCTTCGTATCATCAGCCGCACCGGCACTTATATTCCCCTCgctcccttccttctcgagATCCTCGATTCTACCGAGTTCAGACGCGCCAATCCCAAGAAAGGCACTATCAAGCCTCTTGACTTTGAGTACATCATCCGTGCCCCTGCGGCTTATCCCAAGACTCGAGTCTTCCAGGAAGGTCTGGGTGAAGAGTTAGTGTTCCTTTTGGGAGAATACCATGCCGCTGTCTCAACACAAATTGCCTTCCCCGAGATGGTTTTGCCTGTTATCTTGACCATCAAGAAGCACATCAAGAAGGGGTCTGCTGGTTCTGCCAAGGTTGTCTCTTCCCTCAAAGTCCTAGTTGAGAAACTCGAGGCAACCCGAACGTTCATCGAAAACAAACGTCGAAACGTCTCTTTTGCTCCTAGGGATAGGGCGGAAGTTGACAGGTTCCTGGAGGGACAAGGACCTGAAGTGACTCCCGTTGGCAATTGGATGAGATTGCAGAGGAAGATCAGGGAGCAAAAGAGGTcagaagtggagaaggcTTTGCGTGAGGAGcaggacgaggacgaggataGCCAGTAG
- a CDS encoding meiotic recombination protein SPO11 has translation MPHTMPSLPQSFQTRQSSAALSFPSYHGSLAHHMDDKDTNILLIEEENSYRRTDRSCSTEDSDRDSIQIDDGPGDEDHLSWALADDLDSDASTQNSEDNNEEAQEALFEQLVRRTEAMRNPTAHSASFYAQSEVSDDDENSFGIDEPYSESLIEDGFQVSDEGREKALGFLESIVLSFLEQISASVKTIVSHETSKAYRKRLKGLKTRRDYAAETDEEQEIDRSLEAGKIGVTISLKNRKSGSYQAVILPDSPLQRPGRQNSILRMTCIMRVASTLYEAILDRNVITLRDVYYRDKQLFECQPVVDKIVDDLVATAGLKRRDFYVCGSAKGLIATSSLVIRYRTGDEIVLSATRANLVDPAEKIDVIEAPNGLDWVLIVEKDAIFQSLCGAGFLQYERIGHGALITGKGFPDLATRQILRLIVDTFPCVKIYALVDADPHGLKILSTYMYGSKANAYSNDYEDLPLGDRVQWLGLRASDWSDLRINYDDLIPLEQSDIQMAMSMLRDHQTLPDEWKRELSHMLHLRRKAEIEIITVSSGSNDYVGSNGSGDGKGDGQRLSGVERLINYIVKNMGF, from the exons ATGCCTCATACAatgccttccttgcctcAAAGCTTTCAAACTCGTCAATCATCTGcagctctttcttttccttcctaccATGGCTCACTTGCTCACCATATGGATGACAAAGACACAAATATTTTACtcatagaagaagaaaattCATACCGTAGAACAGATCGCAGTTGTTCCACCGAAGACAGTGATCGAGATAGCATTCAGATTGATGACGGTCCTGGTGATGAGGATCACCTCAGCTGGGCTTTAGCAGACGACCTTGATAGCGATGCTTCGACCCAAAACAGCGAAGACAACAATGAAGAAGCGCAGGAAGCGTTGTTCGAGCAACTGGTACGTCGAACAGAGGCGATGCGTAATCCGACAGCACACTCAGCATCATTCTACGCACAATCTGAAGTCAGCGACGATGACGAGAATAGTTTTGGGATCGACGAGCCTTATTCCGAGAGCCTGATAGAGGACGGATTCCAAGTTTCTGATGAGGGAAG GGAAAAAGCTCTAGGTTTTCTCGAATCCATAGTGTTGTCTTTTCTGGAACAAATTTCAGCCTCAGTGAAAACAATTGTCTCACATGAAACCTCAAAAGCTTATAGAAAAAGGTTAAAAGGGCTTAAAACGAGAAGAGATTACGCTGCTGAAACcgatgaagagcaagagatAGACCGGAGCCTAGAGGCTGGGAAAATCGGAGTGACAATATCGCTAAAGAATAGAAAATCTGG CTCCTACCAAGCGGTAATTTTGCCTGACAGCCCCTTGCAACGTCCTGGCCGACAGAACTCTATACTGAGAATGA CCTGCATTATGCGTGTTGCTTCAACTTTGTATGAGGCAATATTGGATAGAAATGTCATTACGCTGAG AGATGTGTATTATCGCGATAAGCAACTGTTTGAGTGCCAGCCGGTCGTAGACAAG ATCGTTGACGATCTGGTGGCCACGGCGgggctgaagaggagggattTCTATGTC TGCGGGTCCGCAAAGGGCCTTATCGCCACATCTTCACTCGTCATCCGTTATCGTACAGGAGACGAAATAGTTCTTTCGGCAACCCGAGCTAACCTTGTTGATCCTGCAGAGAAGATTGACGTTATTGAGGCACCAAACGGGCTTGACTGGGTACTTATCGTTGAGAAAGAC GCAATTTTTCAGAGTCTTTGCGGTGCTGGTTTTCTTCAATATGAAAGAATTGGCCATGGTGCCCTCATCACT GGCAAAGGCTTTCCGGACCTTGCTACACGCCAAATATTGCGCCTAATTGTCGACACATTTCCATG TGTAAAAATATACGCTTTGGTTGATGCCGACCCCCATGGACTCAAAATACTCTCAACTTATATGTACGGGTCCAAAGCAAACGCATACTCGAATGATTACGAAGATCTACCCCTGGGGGATCGAGTGCAGTGGCTGGGACTGAGGGCGTCCGACTGGAGCGA TCTCCGCATCAATTACGATGATCTCATACCTCTAGAGCAATCGGATATCCAAATG GCAATGAGCATGCTCAGAGATCACCAGACACTGCCTGATGAGTGGAA ACGAGAACTGAGTCATATGCTGCATCTTCGTCGTAAAGCTGAAATTGAGATTATCACTGTTTCATCTGGGTCCAACGACTATGTTGGCAGTAACGGCAGCggggatggaaaaggagacgGGCAGCGGCTCTCGGGGGTTGAACGGTTGATCAATTACATCGTCAAGAACATGGGGTTTTGA
- a CDS encoding alpha-glucosidase, whose product MALLLQVSTFLLPILARATPAYRPATLEPFQPRDYSSWAVASQQPDFSGDVTQCKGYAINSDSITQTSTGGISAQLDLITYCSAYGKDIPSLTLSVEYETSSRLHVHIYDTPVKQFQIDDNILPRPKRTLFGTDSADKSDLKFDYENSPFAFWVTRKSDGEVLFDTRKDGIPIHEDPSDILGTPSNYTVMPAHPLVFEDQYLQLSSKLPVGANIYGLGEAVSGSGYRRNSSSTVQTMWARDIADPVDENLYGTHPFYMEVRYNETSCTLASHGVFLRNSNGMDVILRDGAIQYRVIGGTLDLYFVSGPSPNDVTEQYVSTIGLPQPMPEWSFGFHLCRWGYTSANETLSVVNRMRDAGIPLETQWNDIDWMRSYREFQFDQNYDEADYRNLVGTLHSRNQHYIPIIDAAIGHPLNATDRFDVYDKGHELGVWMRNPDGTEYVGAVWPTFAVFPDWFHPKMQEVWTEAFYNLSQIVDFDGIWLDMNEPSSFVDGSASNSTMSLENTTVVPPDYSTVPFPTSWPEGYSNVTGISGNVTVDGALTYGADGNATKNTALRRSNLVRRDDVLTIPYVDVPPYPINNGNGRLSAKTVSPNATHYGGLQEYNVHNLWGFMEEEATNNMFLDLRPGKRPFMVSRSTFSGSGRKTAHWLGDNFSTFAYMKRSIQGVLQFNLFGIPMVGPDVCGFNGNTDEELCNRWMQLGAFFPFFRNHNIKSAISQEPYVWDSVRDASIKAIKARYQMLPYWSTLFAKASLAGTPAVIPLFHEFPSPSYLDNDYQFLIGPSVLVTPVLQPNESTVVGQFPTANNVFWVDWWTHCKLDTSSGEDVTLDLPLGNIGVHVRSGSALLLYDEPGYTVKETKDGGYAILVVLDSKGYAEGDAKIDDGESLPVTEQTCLTLTSTDFCKLSSTAVGSYTIAGKLKTITIVGVWTKPSEVTFNGSKINDSQIEFDEGVGRIRITGLVEDLNSAWELKW is encoded by the exons ATGGCGCTTTTATTACAAGTCTCCacgttccttcttcccattttgGCACGAGCCACTCCCGCATACCGACCTGCTACCCTCGAGCCCTTTCAGCCACGAGATTACAGCAGCTGGGCCGTTGCTAGTCAGCAACCTGACTTCTCGGGTGATGTCACACAGTGCAAGG GCTACGCCATTAATTCTGATTCCATCACGCAAACATCAACAGGCGGTATTTCTGCTCAGCTCGACTTGATCACTTACTGTTCCGCGTATGGCAAAGACATTCCATCTCTTACCCTTTCCGTCGAGTATGAGACTTCATCGCGACTACATGTCCACATCTATGACACTCCTGTCAAACAATTTCAGATCGATGACAACATCTTACCTCGCCCGAAACGAACCCTCTTTGGGACAGATAGTGCCGACAAATCGGATCTTAAGTTCGACTACGAGAACAGTCCTTTTGCTTTCTGGGTCACTCGGAAGTCAGATGGCGAGGTCTTATTTGATACCAGAAAGGACGGTATCCCCATTCATGAAGACCCTTCAGACATCTTGGGCACTCCTAGCAACTACACAGTTATGCCTGCCCATCCGCTCGTCTTTGAGGATCAATATCTGCAGTTGAGCTCCAAATTGCCTGTCGGAGCGAACATCTACGGCTTGGGCGAAGCTGTT TCTGGAAGTGGCTACCGCAGAAACTCAAGCTCCACCGTGCAGACTATGTGGGCAAGAGA TATCGCTGATCCTGTCGATGAAAACCTTT ACGGTACTCATCCCTTTTACATGGAGGTGAGATACAACGAAACCTCATGCACCCTTGCTTCACATGGTGTATTCCTTCGAAA TTCGAATGGTATGGACGTTATTCTCCGAGATGGTGCTATCCAATACCGAGTCATTGGCGGTACACTCGACCTCT ACTTCGTCTCCGGTCCCAGTCCTAACGATGTAACCGAACAATACGTATCCACCATCGGCCTTCCACAACCCATGCCTGAATGGTCCTTTGGGTTCCATCTTTGTCGATGGGGTTACACTTCTGCCAACGAGACCCTCTCGGTTGTCAATAGGATGAGAGATGCTGGAATTCCTTTGGAGAC ACAATGGAATGACATTGACT GGATGAGGA GTTACAGAGAATTCCAGTTTGACCAGAACTATGATGAGGCCGATTACCGAAACTTAGTGGGGACTCTTCACTCTCGCAACCAGCACTAC ATTCCCATAATCGACGCGGCTATCGGTCATCCGCTCAATGCGACGGATAGG TTTGATGTATATGACAAGGGTCACGAGCTTGGAGTTTGGATGAGGAATCCTGATGGTACTGAGTACGTCGGTGCTGTGTGGCCCACTTTCGCCGTCTTCCCAG ACTGGTTCCACCCCAAGATGCAGGAGGTCTGGACAGAAGCATTCTACAACCTCTCCCAGATTGTCGACTTTGACGGTATCTGGCTTGAT ATGAATGAACCATCATCTTTCGTTGACGGTTCTGCCAGTAACTCTACTATGTCTTTGGAGAACACCACGGTCGTCCCAC CCGACTACTCTACCGTCCCATTCCCTACTAGCTGGCCTGAAGGTTATTCTAATGTGACTGGTATTAGCGGTAACGTC ACTGTGGATGGCGCCCTCACTTACGGTGCAGATGGTAATGCCACCAAAAACACCGCTCTCCGTCGTTCGAACCTCGTTCGTCGAGACGATGTCCTCACCATTCCTTATGTTGACGTCCCTCCCTACCCTATCAACAACGGTAACGGGAGATTATCCGCCAAGACAGTCAGCCCCAATGCTACCCACTATGGTGGTCTTCAAGAGTACAATGTTCATAATCTTTGGGGTTtcatggaagaggaggcaaCAAACAACATGTTCTTGGACTTGAGGCCTGGGAAGAGGCCATTCATGGTCTCTCGATCTACATTTTCCGGCAGT GGTCGAAAGACCGCTCACTGGCTAGGAGACAACTTCTCCACTTT CGCCTATATGAAGAGGTCTATTCAAGGTGTCTTACAGTTCAACTTGTTCGGTATT CCCATGGTTGGCCCTGATGTCTGTGGCTTCAATGGCAACACGGATGAAGAGCTTTGTAATCGATGGATGCAACTTGGTgctttcttcccatttttcAGAAACCATAACATCAA GTCTGCAATTAGCCAGGAGCCTTACGTATGGGACTCTGTCCGTGATGCCAGTATTAAGGCCATCAAGGCTAGGTATCAGATGCTGCCTTACTGGTCCACATTATTCGCTAAGGCCTCTCTTGCTGGAAC TCCTGCCGTTattcccctcttccacgAGTTCCCCTCGCCCAGTTACCTTGACAACGACTACCAGTTCCTCATTGGCCCCTCTGTACTTGTCACCCCAGTACTTCAACCTAACGAATCAACTGTGGTTGGCCAATTCCCTACCGCTAATAATGTTTTCTGGGTTGACTGGTGGACTCACTGTAAACTGGACACTTCTTCTGGCGAAGACGTTACTCTCGATTTGCCTCTGGGAAACATAGGTGTGCACGTTAGGAGTGGCAGTGCTTTGTTGCTCTACGACGAGCCTGGTTATACTGTGAAGGAGACAAAAGATGGTGGTTACGCTATATTGGTCGTACTTGATAGCAAAGGTTACGCAGAAGGTGATGCCAAaattgatgatggtgaaagTTTGCCTG TCACCGAGCAGACTTGCCTCACACTTACTTCCACCGATTTCTGTAAACTCTCTTCCACAGCTGTTGGTAGCTACACCATCGCTGGCAAACTCAAGACTATTACTATTGTTGGTGTTTGGACTAAACCTTCTGAAGTCACCTTCAACGGTAGCAAGATTAACGATAGCCAGATTGAGTTTGACGAAGGCGTTGGCAGAATTAGAATTACAGGTCTCGTTGAGGACCTTAATTCTGCTTGGGAGCTTAAGTGGTAA